The following are encoded in a window of Callithrix jacchus isolate 240 chromosome 9, calJac240_pri, whole genome shotgun sequence genomic DNA:
- the KRT73 gene encoding keratin, type II cytoskeletal 73, which yields MSRQFTYKSGAVAKGGFSGCSAVLSGGSSSSYRAAGKGLSGGFSSRSLYSLGGPRSISFNVASGSGWAGGYGFGRGRASGFAGSMFGNVALGSMCPSVCPPGGIHQVTINKSLLAPLNVELDPEIQKVRAQEREQIKVLNNKFASFIDKVRFLEQQNQVLETKWELLQQLDLNNCKNNLEPILEGYISNLRKQLETLSGDRVRLDSELRSVREVVEDYKKRYEEEINKRTTAENEFVVLKKDVDAAYMSKVELQAKVDALDGEIKFFKCLYEGEIAQIQSHISDTSIILSMDNNRNLDLDSIIAEVRAQYEEIARKSKAEAEALYQTKFQELQLAAGQHGDDLKHTKNEISELTRLMQRLRSEIESVKKQCANLETAIADAEQRGDCALKDARAKLDELEGALQQAKEELARMLREYQELLSVKLALDIEIATYRKLLEGEECRMSGEYTNSVSISVINSSMAGAAGTGAGFGFSNAGAYGYWPSSVSGGYSMLPGGCVTGSGNCSPRGEARTRLGSASEFKDSQGKTLALSSPTKKTMR from the exons ATGAGCCGCCAATTCACCTACAAGTCGGGAGCTGTTGCCAAGGGGGGCTTCAGTGGCTGCTCAGCTGTGCTCTCAGGGGGCAGCTCGTCCTCCTACCGGGCAGCGGGCAAAGGGCTCAGTGGGGGCTTCAGCAGTCGGAGCCTCTACAGCCTGGGGGGTCCCCGGAGCATCTCTTTCAATGTGGCCAGTGGCAGTGGGTGGGCAGGAGGCTATGGATTTGGCCGAGGCCGGGCCAGTGGCTTTGCTGGCAGCATGTTTGGCAATGTGGCCCTAGGGTCCATGTGTCCATCAGTGTGCCCGCCTGGGGGTATCCATCAGGTCACCATCAACAAGAGCCTCCTGGCTCCCCTCAACGTGGAATTGGACCCTGAAATCCAGAAAGTGCGCGCCCAGGAGCGGGAGCAGATCAAGGTGCTGAACAACAAGTTCGCCTCCTTCATTGACAAG GTGCGGTTCCTGGAGCAACAGAACCAGGTGCTGGAGACCAAGTGGGAGCTGCTGCAGCAGCTGGATCTGAACAACTGCAAGAACAACTTGGAGCCCATCCTCGAGGGCTACATCAGCAACCTGCGGAAGCAGCTGGAGACGCTGTCCGGGGACAGGGTGAGGCTGGACTCGGAGCTGAGGAGCGTGCGTGAAGTGGTGGAGGACTACAAGAAGAG gtatgaagaagaaataaacaagcgCACAACTGCTGAGAATGAATTTGTGGTGCTAAAAAAG GACGTGGATGCGGCATACATGAGCAAAGTGGAGCTCCAGGCCAAGGTGGATGCCCTGGATGGAGAAATCAAGTTTTTCAAGTGCCTGTACGAGGGG GAGATCGCTCAGATCCAGTCCCACATCAGCGACACGTCCATCATCCTGTCCATGGACAACAACAGGAACCTGGACCTGGACAGCATCATTGCTGAGGTCCGCGCCCAGTACGAGGAGATCGCCCGAAAGAGCAAGGCCGAGGCCGAGGCCCTGTACCAGACCAAG TTTCAGGAGCTGCAGCTGGCAGCTGGCCAGCACGGGGATGACCTGAAACACACCAAAAATGAGATCTCAGAGCTGACCCGTCTCATGCAGAGGTTGCGCTCGGAGATTGAGAGTGTGAAGAAGCAG TGCGCCAACCTGGAGACGGCCATCGCCGACGCCGAGCAGCGGGGGGACTGTGCCCTCAAAGATGCCAGGGCCAAGCTGGATGAGCTGGAGGGCGCCCTGCAGCAGgccaaggaagagctggcacggatgctgcgtgagtaccaggagctTTTGAGCGTGAAGCTGGCCCTGGACATCGAAATCGCCACCTACCGCAAGCTGCTGGAGGGCGAGGAGTGCAG GATGTCTGGAGAATACACCAACTCTGTGAGCATTT CGGTCATCAACAGCTCCATGGCTGGGGCGGCAGGCACAGGGGCTGGCTTTGGATTCAGCAATGCTGGCGCCTATGGCTACTGGCCCAGCTCTGTCAGCGGAGGCTACAGCATGCTCCCTGGGGGCTGTGTCACTGGCAGTGGGAACTGCAGCCCCCGTGGGGAAGCCAGGACCAGGCTGGGGAGTGCAAGTGAATTCAAGGACTCCCAGGGAAAGACCTTAGCTCTCAGCTCACCCACCAAGAAAACCATGAGATAA